Proteins encoded in a region of the Paenibacillus wynnii genome:
- a CDS encoding DUF2161 family putative PD-(D/E)XK-type phosphodiesterase yields the protein MAVRHETELYAPLKVFFEKQGYEIKGEVRTCDMVGIRINEEQPLIVEMKKSFNLSLLLQGVERLKLSPNVVLAVERCRDKKGAVNQRWGELSELCRRLGLGLMTVVFYKTKPPLVEVLVEPGEVPPLRRINGRRQERLLYEFHERSGDYNTGGSTRVKLVTAYREKALRVAAAVREIEAATSLIPLQKQGVAPAELRKRSGVPGAAAVLQNNYYGWFIRIVRGRYSLTPAGVAALEEYSAITSGYNPSEVNSQ from the coding sequence ATGGCGGTACGGCATGAAACGGAGCTGTATGCTCCTTTGAAGGTTTTTTTTGAAAAACAAGGTTATGAAATTAAAGGGGAAGTGCGAACTTGTGATATGGTTGGCATCCGTATCAACGAGGAGCAGCCTCTAATCGTGGAGATGAAAAAATCCTTCAACCTCTCTCTGCTACTGCAAGGGGTCGAACGATTAAAGCTTAGCCCGAACGTTGTTCTGGCGGTTGAGCGCTGCCGGGACAAAAAAGGGGCGGTGAACCAGCGCTGGGGTGAGCTTAGCGAGCTTTGCCGCCGACTGGGCCTGGGGCTGATGACCGTAGTCTTCTACAAGACTAAGCCTCCTCTGGTAGAAGTGTTAGTCGAGCCGGGAGAAGTCCCCCCGTTACGGCGTATCAACGGTCGGCGTCAAGAGCGGCTACTGTACGAATTCCATGAGCGCAGCGGCGATTATAATACCGGAGGCAGCACACGCGTCAAGCTGGTTACTGCCTATCGTGAAAAGGCATTGCGGGTAGCTGCGGCTGTTCGAGAAATAGAGGCCGCTACGTCCCTTATTCCGCTGCAAAAGCAAGGTGTAGCTCCTGCGGAGCTACGCAAACGCAGCGGCGTTCCGGGGGCGGCAGCTGTATTGCAAAACAACTATTACGGCTGGTTCATCCGCATCGTGCGTGGCCGATATTCCTTAACTCCTGCCGGAGTAGCAGCTCTGGAAGAATATTCTGCTATAACGAGTGGCTACAATCCGTCTGAAGTTAACTCCCAATAA
- a CDS encoding TrlF family AAA-like ATPase codes for MKGYLFPKGSDWRKWDLHVHTPASFHWKGQRFATMSPEVKNDSFKTMLDTINNSDVSVFGIMDYWTFDGYLEFMKVVKAEGWDLKKTVLPGMELRIESPTNYRLNIHVILSNHLTEQQLIDFKSDLKLRLTNRQLSDEALISLSDHLGNDKKTVMGFDPENMDIAEKLKFGSMVAEVTKDSFVEAMKNLPPNQGYVLLPYDTSDGLSKLDWSKFPIADTFYLRLADIFETRKQETIDLFIGKRTPENLDFIDEFQAALDNIHKPGIAGSDAHAYSEYGVYPSDKMTWIKADPNFNGLRQIIHEPETRVCISQNKPNEKTSYLVIDKVKFSDNRQLKEFSDAWIELNDGLNVIIGGKSSGKSLLLHYIAKAIDPKQVIDKTGSKVYDFENDTNFNFDVQWLDNSTNYLKEDLEKKAIHQITYIPQLYIHQLADEKGNENLRELILNILLQNSVFSEFYQERMEKISTHFADIDKEIISLFNTQSDRYNISEQIKKMGDKFNIISEIHKVEAEITLLRISSGFSEQEVIDYNTLIIKRNENEKEINRLNSLKKAMQDFEKEVLNVTDSYIKGLLHQIELFKNQFVNDEESSIYANVVANGLAAKATPLVKEVKASVTFEEINSLISSSYEDKDKINLALLPFSEKFANRNRLETLQKSLDEQNKLLNDIYEHEKLLSIATEKYNQQFSNIIHEFTLMLEIYANVNEELNKPQYHKISEDMKLNSEICFDNKKFFKQFTDLFNRQKKLHRLLSQCFNENDEFIFDSLENHIVRVRLVFENIMSNEEFKLKNAYELKTVVLALFSNYYYFDFNLIQKNDGFMHMSPGKRGLVLLQLFLHLSNSTHPILIDQPEDNLDNRTIYTELNEFVKSKKVNRQIIIVTHNANLVVLTDAEQVIVANQAGQQAERENEKYRFEYVSGSLECSFTNEEAQSILLKKGIKEHVCEILEGGQEAFEKRERKYGF; via the coding sequence ATGAAAGGATATTTGTTTCCAAAGGGTTCTGATTGGAGAAAGTGGGATTTACACGTGCATACGCCTGCTTCTTTCCATTGGAAAGGCCAGAGGTTTGCGACGATGAGTCCCGAAGTGAAAAATGATTCATTTAAAACTATGCTTGACACAATCAATAATTCGGATGTTTCCGTCTTTGGAATAATGGATTATTGGACATTCGATGGTTATTTAGAGTTTATGAAGGTAGTTAAAGCTGAAGGCTGGGATTTAAAGAAAACAGTGCTACCAGGTATGGAACTAAGAATTGAGTCACCTACGAATTACAGATTAAATATACACGTCATATTGTCTAATCATTTAACAGAACAACAATTAATTGACTTTAAATCTGATCTTAAGCTGAGGCTTACAAACAGGCAATTATCTGATGAAGCATTGATATCTCTCTCAGATCATTTAGGTAATGATAAAAAAACTGTAATGGGATTCGATCCAGAGAACATGGATATAGCTGAAAAATTAAAGTTTGGTTCTATGGTAGCTGAAGTAACTAAGGATTCATTTGTAGAAGCTATGAAAAATTTACCTCCAAATCAGGGATATGTTCTTTTACCTTATGATACTAGCGATGGCTTGAGCAAGCTTGACTGGAGCAAATTTCCTATTGCTGATACATTCTATTTAAGACTAGCCGATATATTCGAGACTAGAAAACAAGAAACTATAGACCTGTTTATTGGTAAACGTACCCCTGAGAATCTAGACTTTATTGATGAATTTCAAGCCGCATTGGATAACATTCATAAACCTGGTATTGCGGGAAGTGATGCTCATGCTTACTCGGAATATGGAGTTTACCCAAGTGATAAAATGACTTGGATAAAGGCTGATCCTAATTTCAATGGTTTAAGGCAGATTATTCATGAGCCAGAAACTCGTGTGTGTATTTCACAAAACAAACCTAATGAAAAAACATCATATTTAGTAATTGATAAAGTTAAATTTTCAGATAACCGACAGCTAAAAGAATTCAGTGATGCTTGGATTGAACTTAATGATGGACTTAATGTAATAATAGGTGGTAAATCCTCAGGAAAGTCTCTTTTACTACATTATATTGCAAAGGCTATTGATCCCAAACAAGTCATTGATAAAACAGGTAGTAAGGTATACGATTTTGAAAATGATACGAATTTTAATTTTGATGTTCAATGGTTAGATAATTCTACGAATTATTTGAAGGAAGATCTTGAGAAAAAAGCAATTCATCAAATTACTTACATACCGCAGTTATACATTCATCAATTGGCAGATGAAAAAGGTAATGAAAATCTGAGAGAATTAATTCTAAACATCCTGCTACAAAACAGTGTTTTTAGTGAGTTCTACCAAGAACGCATGGAGAAAATTTCTACCCATTTTGCAGATATTGATAAAGAGATTATTTCGTTATTTAATACACAATCAGACAGGTACAATATTTCCGAACAAATAAAGAAGATGGGGGACAAATTCAACATCATTTCTGAAATACATAAGGTTGAAGCAGAAATTACACTGTTAAGAATAAGTTCAGGCTTTTCTGAACAAGAGGTAATAGATTATAATACACTAATAATTAAAAGAAATGAAAATGAAAAGGAAATAAATCGATTAAATTCTTTGAAAAAAGCAATGCAGGATTTCGAAAAAGAGGTTTTAAATGTTACGGATAGCTACATAAAAGGACTATTACATCAAATTGAGTTATTCAAAAATCAATTTGTAAATGATGAGGAGAGTAGTATTTATGCAAATGTAGTAGCTAATGGATTAGCGGCTAAAGCAACTCCTCTGGTTAAAGAAGTGAAGGCATCTGTCACATTTGAGGAAATAAATTCTTTAATCTCAAGTTCTTATGAAGATAAAGATAAAATAAATTTAGCACTATTACCGTTTAGCGAAAAATTTGCAAATAGGAATCGCTTAGAAACTCTTCAGAAAAGTTTGGATGAACAGAATAAACTTTTAAATGATATATACGAACATGAAAAGTTATTATCGATTGCAACAGAAAAGTATAACCAGCAATTTAGTAATATAATTCATGAATTCACTTTGATGTTGGAGATATATGCGAATGTAAATGAAGAACTAAATAAGCCACAATATCATAAAATATCAGAGGATATGAAATTAAACTCGGAAATATGTTTTGATAATAAAAAATTTTTCAAACAATTTACAGATCTGTTCAATAGACAGAAAAAGCTGCATAGGTTACTTTCACAATGTTTCAATGAAAATGATGAATTTATATTTGATTCATTGGAAAATCATATTGTTAGAGTAAGGCTTGTCTTTGAGAATATTATGTCAAACGAAGAGTTTAAACTTAAAAATGCTTATGAATTAAAAACTGTGGTTTTAGCTTTATTTTCAAACTACTATTACTTCGATTTCAACTTAATACAAAAAAACGATGGATTTATGCACATGTCACCAGGGAAAAGAGGTTTAGTTTTACTACAATTATTCTTACATCTGAGTAATTCAACGCACCCTATCTTAATTGATCAGCCAGAGGATAATCTTGATAACAGAACAATTTACACTGAATTAAACGAATTCGTGAAGAGTAAAAAAGTGAATCGGCAGATAATTATAGTGACTCATAATGCAAACCTTGTTGTTCTTACTGATGCGGAGCAAGTCATAGTTGCTAATCAAGCTGGACAACAAGCAGAAAGAGAGAATGAAAAATATAGATTCGAATATGTCTCAGGTTCGTTAGAATGTTCCTTTACCAATGAAGAGGCCCAAAGTATTCTTTTAAAGAAGGGTATTAAGGAACATGTTTGTGAGATATTAGAAGGTGGTCAGGAAGCCTTTGAAAAAAGAGAAAGAAAGTATGGATTTTAA
- a CDS encoding AbrB/MazE/SpoVT family DNA-binding domain-containing protein, with product MKPAGVVRKVDQLGRIVLPKSLRKRYQMNEGDPVEILVQGDHIILERYRPKCVFCGSMEEVSEYKERYICAQCMTEMTQLQRHA from the coding sequence ATGAAACCTGCTGGCGTGGTTAGAAAAGTGGATCAGCTGGGTAGAATTGTTCTACCTAAATCCCTTCGTAAAAGGTATCAAATGAATGAGGGAGATCCGGTTGAAATTTTGGTCCAAGGTGACCATATCATTTTAGAACGGTATCGTCCGAAGTGTGTTTTTTGCGGATCTATGGAAGAGGTAAGCGAATATAAAGAACGTTATATTTGCGCTCAATGCATGACCGAAATGACTCAATTGCAAAGACATGCTTAA
- a CDS encoding PLP-dependent aminotransferase family protein → MKYEFSARAHTLQSSPLLSIRTQMRRGSLISLAEELPAEELFPLSLLAEAASNVITANAEALQYGDPAGYGPLREWLTGDWFKSKGVTVNEGGVLLTTGSQQAVDLLSRVYLDSGDRVLVEHPTSPGCLQALRMQGALIIPVQGDREGLLPDHLLSQIKKYRPKMLFAAPSFSNPSGNLWSLERRKEVLELCAAHNVLIVEDDSYGDLHFEKYDQHPAKRYPSLYALENVSHGGHVLYIGSFSKTVAPALRTGWAAGSPELISMMSAAKGMADWQSSPLNQRLLYHLLDVSSFDLREHIALLNREYHTRLKLMAELLKRPAWKGSSYDLPKGGMFLWVALPQGLDANSLLKCALSKGVAFLPGPLCCVEGGGGHIRLNFSHPGRDALLLGMNLMSEAVTEFTARN, encoded by the coding sequence ATGAAATATGAGTTTTCCGCTCGCGCACATACGCTTCAGTCATCACCGCTGTTAAGTATACGGACCCAAATGAGAAGAGGCTCCTTAATATCACTGGCAGAGGAACTGCCTGCAGAGGAATTATTTCCATTATCCTTGCTGGCAGAGGCTGCTTCCAACGTCATTACAGCTAATGCAGAGGCGCTCCAGTATGGTGATCCTGCAGGTTATGGACCGCTGCGGGAGTGGCTTACAGGGGATTGGTTCAAATCCAAGGGGGTAACTGTTAACGAAGGCGGCGTGTTACTTACTACGGGAAGCCAGCAGGCTGTTGATTTGTTGTCTCGGGTATACCTCGACTCGGGGGATCGTGTACTTGTGGAACATCCGACTTCTCCGGGTTGTCTGCAAGCTCTGAGAATGCAAGGGGCCCTTATCATACCTGTACAAGGAGATCGAGAGGGTCTGCTTCCTGATCATTTGCTCTCACAGATTAAGAAGTATCGGCCTAAGATGCTGTTCGCAGCACCAAGCTTCTCGAATCCTAGTGGCAATCTATGGAGCTTGGAGCGGCGCAAGGAAGTACTGGAGCTTTGTGCTGCGCACAACGTGCTGATCGTGGAGGATGACTCCTATGGAGATCTTCATTTTGAAAAATATGATCAGCATCCTGCGAAGCGATATCCGTCACTTTATGCTCTGGAGAATGTCAGTCACGGTGGTCATGTGCTCTATATCGGCTCCTTCAGCAAGACCGTTGCACCTGCACTGCGGACGGGCTGGGCAGCAGGGAGTCCGGAACTCATCAGCATGATGTCTGCGGCCAAAGGTATGGCTGACTGGCAGTCAAGCCCACTGAACCAGAGGCTCTTATATCATCTGCTTGATGTTTCTTCCTTCGATTTGCGTGAGCATATTGCCTTGCTGAACCGTGAATATCATACCCGATTGAAGCTGATGGCAGAGCTGTTAAAGCGTCCTGCTTGGAAGGGCAGCTCATACGATCTGCCAAAAGGAGGGATGTTCCTGTGGGTTGCACTTCCTCAAGGCCTTGATGCAAACTCATTGTTAAAATGTGCCTTGAGTAAAGGTGTGGCATTCTTGCCGGGTCCATTATGCTGTGTAGAAGGCGGAGGAGGACATATTCGACTCAACTTCAGTCATCCCGGACGGGATGCGCTGCTGCTGGGGATGAATCTGATGAGTGAGGCCGTCACAGAGTTTACAGCCCGGAACTAA
- a CDS encoding IS1182 family transposase, with the protein MIQKQQTLVLSPYIELYNMVVPKDNLLRQINELVDFSFIYEELQVNYCLDNGRNAIDPIRMFKYLLLKAIFELSDVDIVERSRYDLSFKYFLGMAPEDPVMDPSSLTKFRKLRLKNMNMLDLLIGKTVTLAIEIGILKSTAIIVDATHTKARYNQKSPQEILQDRARKVRKALYAMDESVKTKLPTKNTSTVLEDEISYCNKLIHTVENELGLPLVPKLQEPLNLLKETVEDDVEQLRIAEDADARVGHKSADSSFFGYKTHLAMTEERIITAAIVTTGEKNDGKQLQDLIEKSKATGMDVRTVIGDTAYSEKDNLIYTKTNDMELVAKLNPMITQGNRKKEDEFEFNKDADLYVCKAGHMAIRKARQGKKGVGKNQVVTYYFDVEKCKRCPFKEGCYKEGSKTKTYSVSIKSDEHSEQMAFQESDYFKDKSKERYKIEAKNSELKHRHGYDVAISSGLLGMELQGAMAIFAVNLKRILKLHD; encoded by the coding sequence ATGATTCAGAAACAACAGACCTTGGTGTTGAGTCCATACATCGAACTCTACAATATGGTAGTGCCGAAGGATAACTTGCTTCGGCAAATCAACGAACTTGTAGATTTTTCATTTATCTACGAAGAACTTCAAGTGAACTATTGCCTCGATAACGGGCGTAATGCCATCGACCCGATTCGGATGTTTAAATACTTGCTCCTTAAAGCAATATTTGAATTGTCTGACGTGGACATCGTGGAACGGTCCCGGTATGACCTGTCCTTTAAGTATTTTCTGGGGATGGCGCCAGAGGACCCGGTTATGGATCCCAGCTCCTTAACCAAGTTCCGCAAGCTACGCCTGAAAAACATGAATATGCTGGACTTACTCATTGGGAAAACCGTGACACTCGCCATTGAGATAGGAATCCTGAAGAGCACTGCAATTATTGTGGACGCAACCCATACCAAAGCGCGCTACAACCAGAAGTCTCCGCAAGAGATCCTTCAGGACCGGGCCCGGAAAGTACGCAAAGCTCTCTATGCGATGGACGAATCCGTCAAGACTAAGCTGCCGACGAAGAATACCAGCACAGTGTTGGAAGACGAGATCTCCTACTGCAACAAACTCATACATACCGTCGAAAACGAATTGGGCCTACCATTGGTACCGAAACTGCAAGAACCGCTAAACCTGCTAAAGGAAACCGTGGAGGATGATGTGGAGCAGCTTCGAATCGCAGAAGACGCGGATGCGCGGGTCGGGCACAAAAGTGCGGACTCGTCCTTTTTCGGATACAAAACTCACTTGGCTATGACAGAGGAACGCATTATTACAGCGGCCATTGTTACAACGGGCGAAAAGAATGACGGTAAACAACTGCAAGATCTGATTGAAAAAAGTAAAGCCACGGGGATGGACGTCCGAACGGTAATTGGAGATACGGCTTATTCGGAGAAGGACAATCTCATCTATACAAAGACGAACGACATGGAACTGGTGGCCAAATTAAACCCGATGATTACGCAAGGGAACCGCAAGAAAGAAGATGAGTTTGAGTTCAACAAAGACGCTGACCTGTATGTCTGCAAGGCCGGCCACATGGCGATCCGCAAAGCACGGCAAGGAAAGAAGGGTGTCGGTAAAAACCAGGTGGTCACGTATTATTTTGACGTAGAGAAGTGCAAGCGATGTCCATTCAAAGAAGGGTGCTACAAGGAAGGATCCAAGACGAAAACCTATTCCGTGAGCATAAAGTCCGACGAGCATTCGGAGCAAATGGCTTTCCAAGAGAGCGACTATTTCAAAGACAAGTCAAAAGAACGGTACAAGATTGAAGCCAAGAATAGCGAACTGAAACACAGACACGGGTACGATGTAGCCATATCCTCGGGTCTCTTAGGCATGGAGCTACAAGGAGCAATGGCGATATTCGCAGTTAATCTGAAGAGGATTTTGAAGCTACACGACTAA
- the trmL gene encoding tRNA (uridine(34)/cytosine(34)/5-carboxymethylaminomethyluridine(34)-2'-O)-methyltransferase TrmL produces the protein MALHIVLVEPEIPANTGNISRTCAATGVHLHLVRPLGFRTDDASLKRAGLDYWHAVNLEYHDSFDEVLEKYKDGRFFYATTKAEKRYCDFNYQDGDFFVFGKETKGLSEDILEAGKETRIRMPMSDAVRSLNLSNSAAIIVYEALRQLDFPELV, from the coding sequence ATGGCACTACACATTGTGCTGGTTGAACCGGAAATTCCGGCCAACACCGGCAATATTTCCCGAACCTGCGCAGCAACAGGCGTTCATCTTCATCTGGTTCGACCGCTTGGATTTCGTACAGATGATGCTTCCTTGAAGCGGGCGGGTCTGGATTACTGGCATGCCGTCAACCTGGAGTATCATGATTCTTTTGATGAAGTGCTGGAGAAGTACAAGGACGGTCGCTTTTTCTATGCCACAACCAAGGCTGAAAAAAGATATTGTGATTTCAATTACCAGGATGGGGACTTTTTTGTTTTCGGTAAAGAAACTAAGGGGTTGTCAGAGGATATTTTGGAAGCGGGAAAAGAAACGAGAATTCGTATGCCGATGAGTGATGCCGTTAGATCCCTTAATTTGTCAAACTCAGCAGCCATAATTGTCTATGAAGCGCTACGTCAGCTTGATTTTCCGGAACTTGTCTAA
- a CDS encoding PrkA family serine protein kinase, translating into MDIFERIASYRAENERMSWSGTFKEYIELLRKDPSPAKTAHARVYDMIKSHGVEEINGRKRYKFFEQEIFGLDRAVEKLVEEYFHSAARRLDVRKRILLLMGPVSGGKSTLVTLLKRGLEKYSRTEQGAVYGIDGCPMHEDPLHLIPLELRPDIEKELGVRIEGNLCPSCQMRLKNEYSGTIEKVRVVRVLLSEEERIGIGTFSPSDPKSQDIADLTGSIDFSTITEFGSESDPRAYRFDGELNKANRGLMEFQEMLKCDEKFLWNLLSLTQEGNFKAGRFALISADELIIAHTNESEYKTFISNKKNEALQSRMIVMPVPYNLKVSDEEKIYAKLIGQSDMKHVHIAPHALRAAAIFSILTRLKESKKQGMDLVKKLRMYDGEEVEGYKEADLKEMQTEFQDEGMSGVDPRYVINRISSALIKGDLECMNALDVLRAIKDGLDQHPSITKEERERYLNFISIARKEYDILAKSEVQKAFVYSFEESAKTLFENYLDNIEAFCNWSKIRDPLTDEEMEPDERLMRSIEEQIGISENAKKAFREEILIRISSYSRKGKKFEYSNHDRLREAIEKKLFTDLKDIVKITTSSKTPDESQLKRINEVCARLIDGHGYCPTCANELLRYVGSLLNR; encoded by the coding sequence ATGGATATTTTTGAGCGTATAGCTTCGTATCGGGCAGAGAATGAGCGTATGTCGTGGAGCGGAACCTTCAAGGAGTATATAGAACTGCTTAGAAAGGACCCTTCTCCCGCAAAGACCGCGCATGCCCGTGTATACGACATGATTAAGTCGCACGGTGTGGAGGAAATTAACGGCCGTAAACGGTATAAATTTTTTGAACAGGAGATTTTTGGACTGGATCGTGCTGTCGAAAAGTTGGTGGAGGAATATTTTCATTCCGCTGCGCGGCGATTGGATGTACGCAAACGGATTTTGCTGCTAATGGGACCTGTAAGCGGAGGGAAATCAACACTGGTCACGCTGCTAAAACGCGGGCTGGAAAAATATTCACGGACTGAGCAAGGTGCTGTGTATGGAATTGACGGTTGCCCGATGCATGAAGATCCGCTGCATCTGATTCCGTTGGAGCTTAGACCGGATATTGAGAAAGAACTCGGTGTGCGTATTGAGGGGAACCTATGTCCTTCTTGCCAAATGCGACTGAAGAATGAGTATAGCGGTACGATTGAAAAGGTTAGAGTGGTTCGTGTGCTTTTGTCCGAGGAAGAGCGTATTGGAATAGGGACTTTTAGTCCGTCTGATCCAAAGTCCCAGGATATCGCAGACCTGACGGGTAGCATCGATTTCTCCACGATTACTGAGTTTGGATCGGAGTCAGACCCACGTGCTTACCGTTTCGATGGAGAGCTGAATAAAGCCAATCGGGGACTGATGGAATTTCAGGAAATGCTGAAGTGTGATGAAAAGTTCCTTTGGAACCTGCTCTCATTGACTCAGGAAGGGAATTTCAAAGCCGGAAGATTTGCGTTAATTAGTGCTGACGAGCTTATCATCGCTCATACCAACGAATCCGAGTACAAAACCTTTATCTCCAATAAGAAAAATGAAGCACTCCAATCCCGGATGATCGTGATGCCTGTCCCTTACAACTTAAAGGTATCCGATGAGGAGAAAATTTACGCCAAGCTGATCGGTCAGAGCGACATGAAGCATGTGCATATTGCCCCTCACGCCCTGCGTGCTGCTGCAATTTTTTCAATACTCACCCGTCTGAAGGAGAGCAAGAAGCAAGGCATGGATCTCGTCAAGAAGCTGCGGATGTACGATGGAGAAGAAGTAGAGGGCTACAAAGAGGCTGACCTGAAGGAAATGCAAACCGAGTTCCAGGACGAAGGGATGTCAGGCGTTGACCCTCGTTATGTCATCAACCGTATCTCCAGTGCGCTAATTAAAGGTGATCTGGAGTGCATGAATGCATTAGATGTGCTGCGGGCGATCAAAGACGGCCTGGATCAACATCCTTCCATCACGAAGGAAGAGCGGGAGCGTTATCTGAACTTTATTTCCATTGCCCGCAAGGAATACGACATTCTGGCTAAAAGCGAGGTGCAAAAGGCGTTCGTCTATTCATTCGAGGAATCTGCCAAGACCTTGTTCGAGAATTATCTGGATAATATCGAAGCCTTCTGCAACTGGTCCAAAATCCGCGATCCACTGACGGATGAGGAGATGGAGCCGGATGAGCGTTTGATGCGTTCCATTGAAGAGCAGATCGGTATTTCGGAGAATGCGAAAAAAGCCTTCCGTGAAGAAATTCTGATCCGTATCTCCTCCTACTCACGTAAAGGCAAGAAGTTCGAATACAGCAATCATGACCGGCTTCGGGAGGCTATCGAGAAGAAGCTGTTCACAGACCTGAAAGATATCGTCAAAATCACCACCTCCTCCAAGACGCCAGATGAGAGCCAGCTGAAGCGGATCAACGAGGTATGCGCAAGACTCATTGACGGCCATGGCTACTGCCCAACCTGCGCTAACGAACTGCTGCGGTATGTGGGAAGTTTGCTGAATAGGTAA
- a CDS encoding phosphodiester glycosidase family protein — MITPVKRINRFFMLTTAPFIGLLLCLWIYQPPLQLDLRISQYAPVTGPLQETAALKGDLTKAQSAAAYTIKTVSTSAKVYKQTTTTMNALVSTATAQTTRPKFIYNRRISAKLGSPEEVISSSRISIELYRMNPGNYKGYALKIKLKDPSAMAMSLGKETPGGSETTMQAVSRHGAVAGINAGGFADKGGKRYPLSTTIIGGHYLTGFESSYKDLSFVGLNKSGKLIGGKFYSQSQLDKLDPAFGATFVPVLLQNSIKIPIPEKWKASPKRAPRTVMGKYKDDQLLVLVADGYNENGSSGATLEEIQNKLYGMGVTDAYNLDGGGSSSLIFNGKVVNKPSDGNLRPVPTNFLFFE, encoded by the coding sequence ATGATTACCCCTGTTAAAAGAATTAACCGCTTCTTCATGCTTACTACAGCGCCGTTTATAGGTCTGCTCTTGTGTCTATGGATCTATCAGCCGCCACTTCAGCTAGATTTGAGGATTAGCCAATACGCACCGGTTACAGGCCCTCTTCAGGAGACAGCTGCGCTCAAAGGCGACCTAACCAAGGCGCAGTCAGCAGCCGCTTATACTATTAAAACTGTTAGTACCAGTGCTAAAGTGTACAAGCAGACAACGACTACAATGAATGCTCTTGTGAGTACAGCTACAGCCCAGACTACCCGTCCTAAGTTCATATATAACCGCCGGATATCGGCAAAGCTAGGTTCTCCTGAGGAGGTTATCAGCAGCAGCCGTATTTCAATAGAGCTGTACCGGATGAATCCCGGGAATTATAAAGGCTATGCTCTAAAAATCAAGCTGAAGGATCCATCAGCAATGGCGATGAGCCTTGGTAAAGAGACCCCCGGAGGATCAGAAACCACAATGCAGGCTGTAAGTCGCCACGGCGCAGTTGCCGGGATAAATGCCGGCGGGTTTGCGGATAAAGGCGGTAAACGTTATCCTCTGAGCACAACCATTATCGGCGGACATTATCTAACTGGCTTCGAATCCAGCTATAAGGACCTCAGCTTCGTTGGATTGAACAAATCGGGGAAGTTGATTGGAGGCAAGTTCTACAGTCAAAGCCAGCTTGATAAGCTTGATCCGGCTTTTGGTGCTACATTTGTCCCTGTATTACTACAAAACAGCATCAAAATACCTATACCCGAGAAATGGAAGGCAAGCCCCAAACGGGCGCCCCGCACGGTTATGGGAAAATATAAGGATGACCAATTGCTTGTCTTGGTAGCCGATGGATATAACGAAAATGGAAGCTCCGGCGCTACACTGGAGGAAATTCAGAATAAACTTTATGGCATGGGAGTAACCGATGCCTATAATTTAGACGGAGGCGGATCCTCCTCTTTGATCTTCAACGGAAAAGTTGTGAACAAACCTTCAGATGGAAATTTACGGCCCGTCCCAACAAATTTCTTGTTTTTCGAATGA
- a CDS encoding response regulator transcription factor: MMKVWQVVLVGCHPTSMLGTKLILEEGGELSVVGMCSSWSDCAEMVQDKHPELILMDYRMPEGEVVGVLLDMKRSSPTSHFVVMTDDDAMELLQPLMELGASGLLSKGASPRQLLQLIQGLREGFLSMPLEWMNKGFLPVTSSEVYDGLLQLTATETFIMERIVQGITYDKIALEIEVSRRSIDNYLRKIYVKLNVSTRAQAIEKFALFSRQNKQIYA; encoded by the coding sequence ATGATGAAGGTATGGCAGGTGGTACTTGTGGGCTGTCATCCCACAAGTATGCTGGGGACGAAACTGATTTTAGAGGAAGGCGGAGAGCTGAGTGTTGTGGGGATGTGCTCTTCATGGAGTGACTGCGCCGAAATGGTTCAGGATAAGCATCCGGAGTTAATTTTAATGGATTACCGCATGCCGGAGGGCGAGGTAGTAGGTGTGCTTTTGGATATGAAAAGAAGCTCGCCAACGTCTCATTTTGTAGTAATGACAGATGATGATGCTATGGAACTTCTTCAGCCGCTTATGGAGCTTGGGGCCAGTGGATTGTTATCTAAGGGGGCTTCACCACGGCAACTGCTGCAACTGATCCAAGGTCTAAGGGAGGGATTCCTCTCCATGCCTCTTGAATGGATGAATAAAGGCTTCCTTCCTGTCACATCCTCTGAAGTGTATGACGGGTTGCTGCAATTGACGGCTACAGAGACTTTTATAATGGAGCGGATTGTCCAGGGGATTACCTATGATAAAATAGCTCTGGAAATCGAGGTTAGTCGGCGTTCCATTGATAATTACTTACGGAAGATCTACGTGAAGCTGAACGTCTCTACTAGAGCACAGGCTATAGAGAAATTCGCGCTTTTTTCCAGACAAAACAAGCAAATATACGCGTAG